One genomic window of Elaeis guineensis isolate ETL-2024a chromosome 2, EG11, whole genome shotgun sequence includes the following:
- the LOC105061545 gene encoding pathogenesis-related protein PRB1-2, translating to MGFSKVAFSLAIVSAICLSTIHLAQAQNEYLGSHNAARAAVRVPRMSWNQTLASYSQRYASQHVRDCRPIPPSGPYGWNIYIGTRGRDTPSAAVASWMSEKQYYRCPSNTCAAGRTCSHYTQVVWSTSTQLGCARMRCNNGNYFIMCSYYRRGNQRGQRPYRCGREEAMEAVKGAMEDLVEVAVEEAMEGTVEIAEEEVVDVEENVIAQVV from the coding sequence ATGGGGTTCTCAAAGGTTGCATTTTCTCTGGCTATAGTGAGCGCCATTTGCCTTTCGACCATCCATCTTGCCCAAGCCCAGAATGAGTACCTCGGTTCCCACAACGCTGCCCGAGCGGCGGTGCGCGTGCCCCGCATGAGTTGGAACCAGACTCTGGCAAGCTACTCCCAGAGATACGCCTCTCAGCATGTCCGGGACTGCAGGCCTATTCCCCCGTCCGGCCCCTACGGCTGGAACATTTACATCGGCACCCGCGGCAGGGACACTCCCTCCGCTGCGGTGGCCTCATGGATGAGTGAGAAGCAGTACTACCGCTGCCCATCCAACACCTGTGCTGCAGGGAGGACATGCTCGCACTACACGCAAGTGGTGTGGAGCACATCGACGCAGCTCGGTTGCGCACGCATGAGGTGCAACAACGGTAACTACTTCATCATGTGCAGCTACTACCGACGTGGCAACCAGCGAGGGCAGCGGCCATACCGTTGCGGCCGTGAGGAAGCGATGGAGGCTGTGAAAGGTGCCATGGAAGACCTTGTTGAAGTGGCCGTGGAGGAGGCCATGGAAGGAACTGTGGAGATCGCCGAGGAAGAAGTTGTGGACGTGGAGGAGAATGTTATTGCTCAGGTAGTGTGA